The following coding sequences are from one Carassius auratus strain Wakin chromosome 15, ASM336829v1, whole genome shotgun sequence window:
- the LOC113115097 gene encoding apolipoprotein A-IV-like, which produces MNLQFVTLALVFATTTAFPLDEISREAWSLQRDNQATEKKNFAKDSNGVWKNHVVSSDLYSQDSHNPMAAELRRKLSMESERLRDRLKQELAELRDRLSPYPSHPKHTMANIKEFLAPFTKQLQTALQSNTQELCEKLNLNLQDLNPEEATLYQEAMQRITLALDESHQKRTAAFEDFKTKAFEAVEEERDSSVKELWEEVTARLGQEVCTFSLEVQGKVAALKIALADHLASAQPPRDVMTSKVDQFCQNSSARNQQFISKLDQQMIALQENQSHGESSAGFHQTNIESIQEDFSTRLTALLQDIVHTLN; this is translated from the exons atgaatctGCAGTTTGTTACACTGGCTTTGGTCTTTGCTACCACAACAG CATTTCCACTCGATGAGATCAGTCGAGAAGCATGGAGTTTGCAGAGAGACAATCAGGCGACTGAAAAGAAAAATTTTGCCAAAGATTCCAA TGGTGTGTGGAAGAACCATGTGGTGAGCAGTGACCTTTACTCCCAAGACTCTCACAACCCCATGGCGGCTGAACTGAGACGAAAGCTGAGTATGGAGTCTGAGCGTCTGAGGGATCGTCTAAAGCAGGAGCTGGCTGAGCTGAGGGACAGACTATCTCCCTACCCCAGCCACCCAAAACACACCATGGCCAACATCAAGGAGTTCCTCGCCCCCTTCACTAAGCAGCTCCAGACAGCTCTCCAGTCCAACACTCAGGAACTCTGTGAGAAACTCAATCTGAACCTCCAGGACCTGAACCCAGAGGAAGCCACTCTCTACCAGGAGGCAATGCAGAGGATCACGCTAGCTCTGGATGAAAGCCACCAGAAAAGGACAGCAGCCTTTGAGGACTTTAAAACAAAAGCGTTTGAGGCTGTAGAGGAGGAACGAGACAGCAGTGTAAAGGAGCTTTGGGAGGAAGTCACTGCCAGGCTGGGACAGGAAGTGTGTACCTTCAGTTTAGAGGTACAAGGGAAGGTGGCGGCACTTAAGATAGCATTGGCAGACCATCTAGCCTCGGCACAGCCTCCAAGGGATGTGATGACTTCAAAAGTGGATCAGTTCTGCCAGAATTCCTCAGCTCGGAATCAACAGTTCATTTCTAAATTAGACCAACAGATGATCGCTCTACAAGAAAACCAGAGTCATGGTGAGTCATCAGCTGGTTTCCATCAGACAAACATAGAGTCCATACAGGAGGATTTCTCAACCAGACTCACAGCCCTATTACAAGACATCGTACACACTCTGAATTAA
- the LOC113115096 gene encoding zona pellucida-like domain-containing protein 1, whose protein sequence is MMLWLCVCALALVLQPVHSAYNCSTVFNRVPDNNDLAVDCGTNMITLEVNLCTAEWAGFDPDGLALNGERNDPQCKGTIDTTVDPPVIRYHLPFNHSQENPCRQSLQIVDEVPSSSGPFSMFSSIQSVIITGYIDTASSSESVISYSTDLYYHFSCRYPLEYLINNTQIVASSVSVATRDNNGTFIDTLSMGVFNSTDFNSPLVVPPTGLELRSKVYVEVKAANLTGNFHLLLDHCFATPSPYNQTNNIQHTFFTGCVVQNRTAVLYNGVSKFSRFSFEAFRFVEHRNQEMSTIYLHCILRLCEPNRCQELLDSCNRTRRRRALEPYGSPVKDAATVSVGPLYTAALKNEVPSALTSGGREPLNRDNMNVAGVVVGVIFATGGAVLLVMAGWFVMKRFCWAGVLPQAFH, encoded by the exons ATGATGCTGTGGCTCTGCGTCTGTGCACTGGCTCTCGTCCTGCAGCCAGTTCACTCGGCCTATAACTGCTCCACAGTGTTTAACAGGGTTCCAG ACAACAATGATCTGGCGGTAGACTGTGGCACTAACATGATCACTTTGGAAGTAAACCTGTGCACTGCTGAGTGGGCAGGCTTTGACCCCGACGGCCTGGCCCTGAACGGGGAGCGTAATGATCCCCAGTGCAAGGGGACCATTGATACCACTGTCGACCCACCTGTCATCCGCTATCATCTGCCATTCAACCACAGCCAGGAGAACCCATGTAGACAGTCTCTGCAG ATTGTGGATGAGGTGCCCAGCTCCTCTGGTCCATTCAGCATGTTCTCCAGCATTCAGTCCGTCATTATCACAGGATACATTGATACAGCCAGCTCCTCAGAGAGCGTCATCAGTTACTCCACAGACCTTTACTACCACTTCTCTTGCCGCTACCCACTGGAATATCTCATCAACAACACTCAGATTGTGGC GTCATCAGTGTCAGTGGCCACTAGAGACAACAATGGTACTTTCATCGACACACTCAGCATGGGAGTCTTCAAT agcACAGATTTTAACAGCCCATTGGTGGTTCCACCTACTGGATTAGAGCTGCGCAGTAAAGTCTATGTTGAAGTAAAAGCTGCCAATCTGACTGGAAA TTTCCATCTCTTGCTGGACCACTGTTTTGCAACCCCATCACCTTATAATCAAACCAACAACATACAGCACACCTTTTTCACAGG ATGTGTGGTACAGAACCGGACAGCGGTGCTTTATAATGGCGTTTCCAAGTTTTCCAGATTTTCATTTGAAGCTTTCCGCTTTGTGGAGCACCGTAATCAAGAAATGTCTACTATATACCTGCACTGCATACTGCGACTCTGTGAACCGAACAGGTGTCAAGAACTACTTGAT TCTTGCAACAGAACACGAAGGCGAAGGGCCCTAGAACCTTACGGATCGCCAGTTAAAGATGCTGCCACAGTGTCTGTGGGTCCTCTATACACCGCAGCCCTGA AGAATGAGGTTCCCTCTGCATTGACCTCTG GAGGCAGAGAGCCGTTAAACAGGGACAATATGAATGTGGCTGGAGTGGTGGTGGGGGTCATTTTTGCCACCGGCGGTGCTGTGTTGCTGGTTATGGCTGGATGGTTTGTCATGAAGAGGTTTTGCTGGGCCGGTGTTCTGCCTCAAGCTTTCCACTAA